The proteins below come from a single Pandoraea apista genomic window:
- a CDS encoding MFS transporter, translating to MSIATQSFPADGAQPSQMSPAQQRKIVFAAVIGNLLEFFDFTVYSYFALTIGKQFFPADDPITSSLLAFAVFAVGFVMRPLGGIVIGRYADRAGRKPALTLTIGLMALGSVAIGLAPTYAQIGLAAPLLIVGARLLQGFAQGGEFGAATATLLEMGGAKSRGFRASWQLASQGAAALLGSGLAASLGFLLSDETMHSWGWRIPFLLGTLIAPVGIYLRRHIQEEPPKPKTVAGRNDPKHGLYVRNWFLTIFSIMGMSVSTYVMMYYMPTYCIQYLGLPPKMSMLAGVAASTISLVMCPIYGAWSDKMGRRKPLTIIGRVGLIVLLYPAFWIMTHFPSLPVVLAALIVLMLCYTMGSAPAYALMPENFPKHLRAGYMSSAYAIAVSVFGGTAQLVAGWLIRATGNKMAPAWYMIACVVISLVAVSMFEETGNKALED from the coding sequence ATGAGCATCGCAACGCAATCGTTCCCCGCCGACGGCGCGCAGCCGTCGCAGATGAGCCCTGCGCAGCAGCGCAAGATTGTCTTCGCCGCCGTTATCGGCAACCTGCTGGAATTCTTCGACTTCACGGTCTACAGCTACTTCGCGCTGACCATCGGCAAGCAGTTCTTCCCGGCGGACGATCCCATTACGTCGTCGCTGCTGGCGTTCGCGGTGTTCGCCGTGGGCTTCGTGATGCGCCCGCTCGGCGGTATCGTGATTGGCCGCTATGCCGACCGTGCGGGCCGCAAACCGGCGCTCACGCTCACCATCGGCCTCATGGCGCTCGGCTCGGTGGCCATCGGTCTCGCGCCGACATACGCGCAGATCGGTCTGGCCGCGCCATTGCTGATCGTCGGCGCACGTTTGCTGCAAGGCTTCGCACAGGGCGGCGAGTTCGGTGCGGCAACGGCCACGCTGCTGGAAATGGGCGGCGCGAAAAGCCGCGGCTTCCGCGCCAGTTGGCAATTGGCGAGTCAGGGCGCAGCCGCCCTGCTCGGCTCGGGTCTGGCCGCGAGCCTCGGCTTCCTGCTCTCCGACGAGACCATGCACAGCTGGGGCTGGCGTATTCCGTTTCTGCTGGGCACGCTGATCGCGCCGGTCGGTATTTACCTGCGCCGTCACATTCAGGAAGAGCCGCCGAAGCCGAAGACCGTTGCCGGTCGCAACGATCCCAAGCATGGCCTGTACGTGCGCAACTGGTTCCTCACGATCTTCTCGATCATGGGGATGTCGGTGTCGACGTACGTGATGATGTATTACATGCCCACGTACTGCATTCAGTATCTGGGTCTGCCGCCGAAGATGTCGATGCTCGCGGGCGTTGCCGCCAGCACGATCTCGCTCGTGATGTGTCCGATCTACGGCGCGTGGTCGGACAAGATGGGCCGTCGCAAGCCGCTGACGATCATCGGCCGCGTGGGGCTGATCGTGCTGCTGTATCCGGCGTTCTGGATCATGACGCACTTCCCGTCGCTGCCGGTCGTGCTGGCTGCGCTGATCGTGCTGATGCTCTGCTATACGATGGGGTCGGCCCCGGCTTATGCGCTGATGCCGGAGAATTTCCCGAAGCATCTGCGTGCGGGCTACATGTCGAGCGCGTACGCGATTGCCGTGTCGGTGTTCGGCGGCACCGCGCAGCTTGTCGCCGGCTGGCTGATCCGCGCGACCGGCAACAAGATGGCGCCGGCGTGGTACATGATCGCCTGCGTGGTCATCTCGCTCGTCGCTGTGTCGATGTTCGAGGAAACCGGTAACAAGGCACTCGAAGACTAA
- a CDS encoding chemotaxis response regulator protein-glutamate methylesterase, which yields MKIGIVNDSIIAVEALRRTLAQRPGFEVAWVAHDGAQAVTMCAPVPPDIVLMDLVMPVMDGVAATREIMRRTPCPILIVTSDVGHHASLVFDAMGAGALDAVDTPVLGGTDLARPASALLAKIDAVAALQADARAPQPVVARVAAKSTDALVAIGASAGGPAALATLLGRLPENFAAGVVVVQHVDDAFAPGMATWLDQQTPLTVRLAQAGERPVAGVVLLAGGNRHLRVDASGRCAYTDEPKEAVYRPSIDVFLQSVAEHWRSRAVGVLLTGMGRDGASGLGAMRAHGFITIAQDRATSAVYGMPKAAAEAGAASEILALPTIAPQLVALFGTV from the coding sequence ATGAAAATCGGAATCGTGAACGATTCGATCATCGCTGTCGAAGCGTTGCGCCGCACACTCGCGCAACGCCCGGGATTCGAGGTGGCGTGGGTCGCACACGACGGCGCGCAGGCCGTGACGATGTGCGCACCGGTGCCGCCGGACATCGTGTTGATGGATCTGGTCATGCCGGTAATGGATGGCGTGGCCGCCACGCGCGAGATCATGCGCCGCACGCCCTGCCCGATTCTGATCGTGACGTCGGATGTCGGCCATCATGCGAGCCTTGTGTTCGATGCGATGGGCGCGGGTGCGCTCGACGCGGTCGACACCCCGGTGCTGGGGGGAACAGATCTGGCGCGTCCGGCGTCGGCGTTGCTCGCGAAGATCGACGCCGTGGCCGCGCTGCAGGCCGATGCGCGTGCACCGCAACCCGTGGTCGCACGCGTCGCCGCCAAGAGCACCGACGCGCTGGTCGCCATCGGGGCGTCCGCCGGCGGCCCGGCTGCGCTCGCCACACTGCTTGGACGCCTGCCCGAAAACTTCGCGGCGGGCGTGGTCGTCGTACAGCATGTGGACGATGCGTTTGCGCCCGGCATGGCGACCTGGCTCGATCAGCAGACACCGCTCACGGTGCGTCTGGCGCAGGCGGGCGAGCGACCCGTGGCGGGTGTGGTGCTGCTCGCGGGCGGCAATCGTCATTTGCGTGTCGACGCGAGCGGCCGCTGTGCGTACACCGACGAACCGAAGGAGGCCGTGTATCGGCCGTCCATCGACGTTTTCCTGCAAAGCGTGGCCGAACACTGGCGTTCGCGCGCAGTGGGCGTTTTGCTCACGGGTATGGGGCGCGATGGCGCGTCCGGACTTGGGGCCATGCGTGCGCATGGCTTTATTACGATTGCGCAGGATCGCGCAACGAGCGCCGTGTACGGCATGCCCAAAGCGGCAGCCGAAGCGGGTGCGGCCTCGGAGATTCTCGCACTACCGACCATTGCGCCACAACTGGTGGCGTTGTTTGGCACTGTATGA
- a CDS encoding M20 aminoacylase family protein, protein MSEIRYCEVGDLADAREQLADIRHHIHQHPELSYEEVDTSRYVAEKLESWGYQVTRNVGGHGVVASLTVGTSARTVGVRADMDALPIHEQTGLAYASVHDGKMHACGHDGHTTVLLGAAQHLAKTRNFDGTVHLIFQPAEEAGSNSGAEQMIADGLFERFPCEAIFGLHNHPGVATGTFGFRSGPLMAACDTVKIRIHGRGGHAARPHLAVDPVVIGSSLVMALQTVVARNIDPTEAAVVTVGTFHAGFAPNVIPEDATLEMSVRSFSPKVRATLEERIRALVTSHAEGYGASADIEYIRGYPVLVNTEAETEFARSVAEELVGAEHIISPFPPIAGSEDFAYYLQKVPGCFIRLGNGEGRPMLHNAKYDFNDDNLTIGAAFWTRLVERFLSKDRA, encoded by the coding sequence ATGAGCGAGATTCGCTATTGCGAAGTCGGCGATCTGGCCGATGCCCGCGAGCAATTGGCCGACATTCGTCACCATATTCACCAACACCCCGAGCTGTCTTACGAGGAGGTCGACACGTCGCGTTACGTGGCGGAGAAGCTCGAGAGCTGGGGGTATCAGGTCACGCGCAACGTTGGCGGTCACGGCGTGGTCGCCTCGCTCACCGTGGGCACGAGTGCGCGCACCGTAGGCGTGCGCGCCGACATGGATGCGCTGCCGATTCACGAGCAGACCGGGCTGGCCTACGCCAGCGTACACGACGGCAAGATGCACGCCTGCGGTCACGACGGTCACACGACCGTGCTGCTTGGCGCGGCGCAACATCTTGCAAAGACGCGCAATTTCGACGGCACCGTGCATCTGATTTTCCAGCCGGCGGAAGAAGCCGGTTCGAACAGCGGCGCCGAGCAGATGATTGCCGACGGCCTGTTCGAGCGCTTCCCGTGCGAAGCGATCTTCGGTCTGCACAATCATCCGGGCGTGGCGACCGGTACGTTCGGTTTTCGCTCGGGCCCGCTGATGGCCGCATGCGACACCGTGAAGATCCGCATTCACGGTCGTGGCGGTCATGCGGCGCGTCCGCACCTCGCCGTCGATCCGGTGGTGATCGGCAGCAGCCTTGTGATGGCGCTGCAAACCGTGGTCGCGCGCAACATCGATCCGACCGAAGCGGCGGTGGTGACCGTCGGCACGTTCCATGCCGGTTTCGCACCGAACGTGATCCCCGAAGACGCCACGCTGGAAATGAGCGTGCGCTCGTTCTCTCCGAAGGTGCGCGCTACGCTCGAAGAGCGCATCCGCGCGCTGGTGACCTCGCACGCGGAAGGCTACGGCGCGAGCGCCGACATCGAGTACATCCGGGGCTATCCGGTGCTGGTGAACACCGAGGCAGAAACGGAATTCGCGCGCAGCGTGGCCGAAGAACTGGTCGGTGCCGAGCACATCATCTCGCCGTTCCCGCCGATCGCGGGCAGCGAAGACTTCGCCTATTACCTGCAGAAGGTGCCGGGTTGCTTCATTCGTCTGGGTAACGGCGAAGGCCGGCCGATGCTGCACAACGCCAAGTACGACTTCAACGACGACAATCTGACCATCGGGGCCGCTTTCTGGACGCGTCTGGTCGAACGCTTTCTCAGCAAGGATCGCGCATGA
- a CDS encoding GNAT family N-acetyltransferase: protein MPPSSSSHSSAPAASQGVGVEPARSACTVRAVRDDDLPAITAIYAHHVRTGSASFEEVPPEEAEMRARCAKVLDAGLPYLVAERDGKLLGYAYATHYRPRSAYRFTLEDSVYIAADATGQGVGRALLLALIARCEAGPWRQLIANVGDSGNAASLALHAACGFERAGVLRSVGFKFGRWVDTVLMQRPLNAGHTTLPE, encoded by the coding sequence ATGCCGCCGTCCTCCTCCTCTCATTCCTCCGCGCCCGCAGCATCGCAAGGCGTCGGCGTCGAACCGGCACGCAGCGCGTGCACGGTGCGCGCCGTGCGCGACGACGACCTGCCCGCCATCACGGCCATCTACGCCCATCACGTGCGCACGGGCTCCGCGTCGTTCGAGGAAGTGCCACCCGAGGAAGCGGAGATGCGTGCACGTTGCGCAAAGGTGCTCGATGCCGGGTTGCCGTATCTCGTCGCCGAACGCGACGGCAAGCTGCTCGGCTACGCATACGCCACGCATTACCGGCCGCGATCGGCCTATCGGTTCACGCTCGAAGACTCGGTGTACATCGCCGCCGACGCGACAGGACAGGGCGTGGGCCGTGCACTGTTGCTCGCACTCATCGCCCGCTGCGAAGCGGGGCCGTGGCGGCAACTGATTGCGAACGTCGGCGATAGCGGCAACGCAGCGTCGCTCGCTCTGCACGCCGCATGTGGTTTCGAGCGGGCTGGCGTGCTCAGGTCCGTCGGCTTCAAGTTCGGCCGCTGGGTCGACACCGTACTCATGCAACGCCCGCTCAACGCGGGCCACACGACACTGCCCGAGTGA
- a CDS encoding LysR family transcriptional regulator — protein MTNASWVDDIGERPLKYLAEIAATGGVRMAAEALGVNPSVVSRQIAALERRLRFPLIERRGRNVSVTEIGQVLIDYYRDGQRRQRDLSARLEEYRHLKRGRVAIGVGEGFIGRLIAQALQRFSMSYPDILVEIRSGPTPVVLSLVRDDVVDIGLCARSADDPAMRIHPFAPKALCAVVAPTHRFARMTSVPPSELAHERLIFMTEAHGVQQFVHSVLDTARLNLTPAYRVDLFNTAQTLAAAGLGVAFMSAITARRGIELGELVAVPIDHPIATGFSSQMMTRVGRRLSPAADHLWKQLAQSLSHR, from the coding sequence ATGACAAACGCGTCGTGGGTGGACGACATTGGCGAGCGTCCCCTCAAATACCTCGCCGAAATTGCCGCGACAGGTGGCGTGCGCATGGCCGCCGAAGCGCTCGGCGTGAATCCGTCCGTGGTCAGCCGCCAGATTGCGGCGCTCGAACGGCGGTTGCGCTTTCCGCTGATCGAGCGGCGTGGGCGCAACGTCAGCGTGACCGAGATCGGTCAAGTGCTCATCGACTATTACCGCGACGGCCAACGCCGTCAGCGCGACCTGTCGGCACGGCTCGAGGAATACCGGCATCTGAAGCGCGGCCGGGTCGCCATCGGGGTCGGGGAGGGGTTCATCGGCCGCCTGATTGCGCAGGCATTGCAGCGCTTCTCGATGAGCTATCCGGATATCCTCGTCGAGATCCGCTCCGGTCCCACGCCCGTGGTGCTCTCGCTCGTGCGAGACGATGTCGTCGATATCGGTCTGTGCGCGCGCTCGGCCGACGATCCCGCCATGCGCATTCATCCGTTCGCCCCCAAAGCGCTGTGCGCGGTGGTCGCACCCACGCACCGCTTCGCCCGCATGACAAGCGTGCCGCCCTCGGAACTGGCGCACGAACGGCTCATCTTCATGACCGAGGCGCATGGTGTGCAGCAATTCGTGCACTCGGTGCTTGACACCGCGCGGCTGAATCTGACCCCGGCCTATCGCGTCGATCTGTTCAATACCGCGCAGACGCTCGCTGCGGCGGGCCTTGGTGTGGCCTTCATGTCGGCAATTACCGCGCGACGCGGCATCGAACTCGGCGAGTTGGTGGCCGTGCCCATCGATCATCCGATCGCGACGGGGTTCTCCAGCCAGATGATGACGCGCGTTGGCCGTCGCCTGTCGCCCGCCGCCGACCACCTCTGGAAACAACTCGCCCAAAGCCTCTCACACCGCTGA
- a CDS encoding glutathione S-transferase: protein MTFELFYWPGLQGRGEFVRLAFEATGTPYVEIVQGKRPGQGMDGLLHTMDNPACPDPPYAPPFLRVGDELIGQTANILAYLGPRLGLVGESPRARRWVNQLQLTLADLVAEVHDGHHPIASRLYYSNQRAEARKRTADLIDYRLPKFFGYFERVLANNPHAGGWLSEGAMSYADLSLFQVIEGLHYAFPRAMSGFAKAFPRSQAVHDAVARQPRIAAYLKSSRRIAFNTTGIFRHYKELDRASPF from the coding sequence ATGACCTTCGAGCTGTTCTATTGGCCGGGCCTGCAAGGGCGCGGCGAGTTTGTCCGCCTCGCCTTCGAGGCCACCGGCACGCCCTATGTGGAGATCGTGCAGGGCAAGCGGCCCGGTCAGGGCATGGACGGCCTGCTGCACACGATGGATAACCCCGCATGCCCGGACCCGCCCTATGCGCCGCCCTTCCTGCGCGTGGGCGACGAACTGATCGGACAGACGGCGAACATTCTGGCCTACCTCGGGCCGCGTCTCGGCCTCGTGGGCGAGTCACCCCGCGCGCGCCGCTGGGTCAACCAGTTGCAGCTCACACTGGCCGATCTCGTGGCCGAAGTGCACGACGGCCATCATCCCATCGCGAGCCGTCTCTATTACAGCAATCAGCGGGCGGAAGCGCGCAAGCGCACGGCGGATCTGATCGATTACCGTCTGCCGAAATTCTTCGGATATTTCGAACGTGTACTGGCGAACAACCCGCACGCCGGTGGCTGGCTTTCCGAAGGCGCAATGTCTTACGCGGACCTCTCGCTGTTTCAGGTTATCGAGGGCTTGCATTACGCCTTTCCGCGCGCAATGTCGGGATTCGCCAAGGCGTTTCCCCGTTCTCAGGCCGTGCACGATGCCGTGGCCCGCCAGCCGCGCATCGCCGCATATCTGAAGTCGTCTCGACGCATTGCGTTCAACACCACCGGCATCTTCCGCCACTACAAGGAACTGGATCGCGCCTCGCCGTTTTGA
- a CDS encoding response regulator, translating to MTTTPRQTKPAEQTLGAVSSLNDSSAMVLLVDDQAMVGEAIRRALAGEPNIDFHYCANPEDALRVAEQTRPTVILQDLVMPGTDGLSLVRQYRASPLTRDIPIIVLSTKEESTVKREAFSAGANDYLVKLPDTIELVARIRYHSRSYMNLLQRDEAYRALRESQQQLLETNLELQRLTHSDGLTGLANRRYFDEYFGAEWRRALREQREMALLMIDVDNFKIYNDTYGHIAGDDVLRRVASTIADAASRPADLAARFGGEEFVMVLPNTSASGAAVIAEKVRAQIDAMAIPHVGSANGRHVTISLGGAALVPRTHMASTSLIESADLALYRAKQQGKNRVEMQPGAS from the coding sequence ATGACGACAACCCCGCGCCAAACGAAACCGGCGGAGCAAACGCTCGGTGCCGTGAGCAGCCTGAACGATTCTTCGGCGATGGTGTTGCTCGTCGACGATCAGGCCATGGTCGGCGAAGCGATCCGGCGCGCGTTGGCTGGCGAGCCGAATATCGATTTCCACTATTGCGCGAATCCCGAAGACGCCTTGCGCGTGGCAGAGCAGACACGTCCGACGGTGATCCTGCAGGATCTCGTGATGCCGGGTACCGACGGTCTGTCGCTGGTGCGGCAGTACCGTGCCAGCCCGCTCACGCGAGACATTCCGATCATTGTGCTCTCGACGAAGGAAGAGTCGACGGTCAAGCGCGAAGCGTTCTCGGCGGGCGCGAACGACTATCTGGTCAAGCTGCCCGACACGATCGAACTGGTGGCCCGCATTCGTTATCACTCGCGCTCGTACATGAATCTGCTTCAGCGCGACGAAGCGTATCGCGCGCTGCGCGAGAGTCAGCAACAACTGCTCGAAACGAATCTGGAGTTGCAGCGGCTTACGCATTCCGACGGTCTCACCGGGCTGGCGAACCGTCGCTATTTCGACGAGTACTTCGGTGCGGAGTGGCGTCGCGCGTTGCGCGAACAGCGCGAGATGGCGTTGCTGATGATCGACGTCGACAACTTCAAGATCTATAACGATACGTATGGCCACATTGCCGGCGACGACGTGCTGCGTCGCGTGGCCAGCACGATTGCCGATGCGGCGTCGCGTCCGGCCGATCTTGCTGCGCGTTTCGGCGGCGAGGAATTCGTGATGGTGTTGCCGAATACGTCGGCGAGCGGCGCGGCCGTTATCGCGGAAAAAGTACGCGCGCAGATCGACGCGATGGCGATTCCGCATGTGGGATCGGCCAACGGCCGCCACGTGACGATCAGTCTCGGTGGCGCCGCGTTGGTGCCGCGCACGCACATGGCGTCGACCTCGCTGATCGAGTCTGCCGATCTGGCGCTCTACCGCGCTAAACAACAGGGCAAGAATCGCGTGGAGATGCAGCCGGGCGCTTCCTGA
- a CDS encoding hybrid sensor histidine kinase/response regulator produces MSDDLQNATLLDLFRMETEAQAQILGDGLLALERAPADASRLEACMRAAHSLKGAARIVGVEAGVSLAHVLEDAFVAAQRGALVLDVATIDRLLQGVDLLMRLAHPPGRDAGWAQGAGKAEIDTFVAALTEQLATLTGDTTPNVAQPDEPAAFDYASYGAQTAQTATESAAEQAPPLTTRASTSRDVHDSPLGSNAQDDDAGADNASRALRVSADSLNRLLRLSSEALVASRWSQPFAQSLQRLKRHQHEAGEALDRVSSALAQAADRSDEDRQQLLTALADLRRALGVGGTLLAEQIHELDQFDRRSTQLSQRLYDEALACRMRPLDDRLGGFARMVRDLGRSLGKPARLEIRGADTQVDRDILDQLEAPLGHLLRNAVDHGLESPAERAAAGKPAEGVITLSARHSAGLLLVSVADDGAGIDLERVRQAVIARGLVAQDTAQRLDDNELLEFLMLPGFTLRDTVTEVSGRGVGLDAVRAMVALVRGTVRIEHAPGRGTKFTLQLPLTLSVVRSLLVEIDGEPYALPLASLSRTLALPQESIDMLEGRPHFTLDGKQIGLVSAQQVLCGIEPVSAAGDQPVVVFGEGDTRYGLAVDKFLGERMLVVQPLDTRLGKVPNIAAGALTEDGSPLLIIDTADLVRSIAKAVEMGSLERRPMRAAQASGRGRKRVLVVDDSLTVRELERKLLAARGYDVSVAVDGMDGWNAVRSETFDMVITDVDMPRLDGIELVTLIKRDARTADLPVMIVSYKDREEDRQRGLDAGADYYLAKGSFHDDTLLRAVADLIGESGA; encoded by the coding sequence ATGAGCGACGATCTGCAAAACGCCACGTTGCTCGACTTGTTCCGCATGGAGACGGAAGCACAGGCGCAAATTCTCGGCGACGGACTGCTGGCGCTCGAACGTGCCCCGGCCGACGCATCGCGTCTCGAAGCGTGCATGCGCGCGGCGCACTCGCTCAAGGGCGCCGCGCGTATCGTCGGCGTAGAGGCCGGCGTCTCGCTCGCCCATGTGCTCGAAGATGCCTTCGTTGCTGCGCAACGCGGCGCGCTTGTCCTTGACGTCGCAACCATCGACCGCCTGTTGCAAGGCGTGGATCTGCTCATGCGGCTGGCGCATCCGCCGGGGCGCGATGCGGGCTGGGCGCAGGGCGCGGGCAAAGCGGAGATCGACACCTTCGTTGCCGCGCTCACCGAACAACTCGCCACACTCACGGGCGATACCACGCCCAACGTTGCGCAGCCCGACGAGCCGGCGGCATTCGACTACGCCAGCTATGGCGCGCAGACGGCGCAGACAGCCACCGAGTCCGCAGCGGAGCAGGCGCCGCCGCTCACGACGCGCGCGTCCACGTCGCGCGACGTGCACGACAGTCCCCTCGGATCCAACGCGCAAGATGACGACGCAGGCGCAGACAACGCTTCCCGAGCACTGCGCGTATCGGCCGACAGTCTGAACCGGCTGTTGCGGCTGTCGAGCGAGGCGCTGGTGGCTTCGCGCTGGTCGCAGCCGTTTGCGCAATCGCTACAGCGGCTCAAGCGTCATCAACACGAAGCGGGCGAGGCGCTCGATCGCGTCAGTTCGGCGCTTGCGCAAGCCGCGGACCGGTCCGACGAAGATCGTCAGCAACTGCTCACGGCATTGGCCGACCTGCGGCGCGCCCTCGGCGTGGGCGGCACCCTGCTGGCCGAACAGATCCACGAGTTGGACCAGTTCGACCGCCGCTCGACGCAACTGTCGCAGCGGCTTTACGACGAAGCGCTGGCATGCCGCATGCGTCCGCTCGACGACCGGCTTGGGGGATTCGCGCGGATGGTGCGCGATCTGGGACGCTCCCTTGGCAAACCGGCGCGGCTGGAAATTCGGGGGGCCGACACGCAGGTCGACCGAGACATTCTCGATCAGCTCGAAGCACCGTTGGGCCATTTGCTGCGCAACGCTGTCGACCACGGTCTGGAGAGTCCGGCCGAGCGCGCGGCGGCGGGCAAACCTGCCGAGGGCGTGATCACACTCAGCGCGCGACACAGCGCCGGTCTGCTGCTCGTGAGCGTGGCCGACGACGGCGCGGGCATCGATCTCGAACGCGTGCGTCAGGCGGTCATCGCGCGCGGACTGGTCGCGCAAGACACCGCGCAACGGCTCGACGACAACGAGTTGCTCGAATTCCTGATGCTGCCCGGCTTCACGCTGCGCGATACGGTCACGGAGGTTTCGGGCCGGGGGGTCGGCCTTGATGCGGTGCGCGCCATGGTGGCGTTGGTGCGCGGCACGGTGCGTATCGAGCACGCGCCAGGTCGCGGCACGAAATTCACGCTCCAATTGCCGCTGACCCTGTCGGTGGTGCGCAGCCTGCTCGTGGAGATCGACGGCGAGCCCTACGCGCTGCCGCTGGCGAGCCTGTCGCGCACGCTGGCGCTGCCGCAGGAGAGCATCGACATGCTCGAAGGGCGTCCGCACTTTACACTGGACGGCAAACAGATCGGGCTCGTGAGCGCGCAGCAGGTGCTGTGTGGCATCGAACCGGTCTCGGCGGCGGGCGATCAGCCGGTGGTCGTGTTCGGCGAGGGCGACACGCGCTACGGTCTGGCCGTCGATAAATTCCTCGGCGAGCGAATGCTGGTTGTGCAACCGCTCGATACGCGATTGGGCAAGGTACCGAACATTGCGGCGGGCGCTCTCACGGAAGACGGTTCGCCGCTGCTCATCATCGACACGGCCGATCTGGTGCGCTCAATTGCGAAGGCTGTCGAAATGGGGTCGCTCGAACGGCGGCCCATGCGCGCCGCACAGGCGAGCGGGCGTGGCCGCAAGCGCGTGCTGGTTGTCGACGATTCCCTGACCGTGCGCGAACTCGAACGCAAATTGCTCGCTGCCCGTGGCTACGACGTGAGCGTTGCCGTCGACGGTATGGATGGCTGGAACGCCGTGCGCAGCGAAACGTTCGACATGGTGATTACCGATGTGGATATGCCGCGCCTGGACGGCATTGAACTGGTCACGCTTATCAAGCGCGACGCACGCACTGCCGATTTGCCGGTCATGATCGTTTCATACAAAGATCGCGAGGAAGACCGCCAGCGCGGACTCGACGCCGGTGCAGATTATTACCTCGCGAAAGGCAGCTTCCACGACGACACGCTGCTGCGTGCCGTCGCGGATCTTATCGGGGAGTCTGGGGCATGA
- a CDS encoding TAXI family TRAP transporter solute-binding subunit, with product MTTDSNQPAHRRLRARFVAISWRDLAVSFGPVVLVSIAAIWLAVWLVKPAPPRTVTLSAGPEGSSFWNAAQRYKTILARDGITLNVLTSEGSRQNVERLADEKQNVDLGLVQGGVSQGIDVDGLVSLGSVFYAPISVFYRGARVTKLSDLAGKRIAIGREGSGARALSLTLLKANGIEPGGATTLTAYDGQEAAQALIDGRVDAAMLTGDTATGPTMGKLIRTAGVHLMDFAQADAYTRRFTYLNQLTLPRGVFDLGRNLPAQPVHVISPTVELVARDSLHPALSDLLIEAAKEVHGKANVLQRAGEFPSAQVHEFPISDDAARYYQSGKGFLYRHLPFWIASLADRIVVLLVPIIVVLIPAFRLVPSLYSWRVKSRLYRWYGALIALEREALADDAHTEYRNLRHRLDAIEAAVNRLKIPLAYADQFYVLREHIGFVRHRLDAMNAESNAAGDAPPADGKRGEEVVRGA from the coding sequence ATGACGACCGACTCGAACCAACCTGCCCACCGGCGACTCCGTGCGCGCTTCGTCGCGATCTCCTGGCGCGATCTTGCCGTGTCCTTCGGCCCTGTCGTGCTCGTCTCGATTGCGGCAATCTGGCTTGCCGTATGGCTGGTGAAGCCGGCGCCGCCGCGCACCGTGACCCTCAGTGCCGGCCCGGAAGGCAGCTCCTTCTGGAACGCCGCGCAACGCTACAAGACTATCCTCGCGCGCGACGGCATCACCCTTAACGTGCTGACTTCCGAAGGTTCGCGGCAAAATGTCGAGCGGCTTGCCGACGAGAAGCAGAACGTCGACCTCGGACTGGTGCAAGGCGGCGTGTCGCAAGGCATCGACGTCGACGGCCTCGTGTCGCTCGGCAGCGTGTTCTATGCGCCGATCTCCGTGTTCTATCGCGGCGCGCGCGTCACCAAGCTGTCTGACTTGGCGGGCAAGCGCATCGCCATCGGCCGCGAGGGCAGCGGCGCGCGCGCGCTGTCGCTCACGCTGCTCAAGGCGAACGGCATCGAGCCCGGCGGCGCCACGACCCTCACGGCGTACGACGGGCAGGAGGCTGCGCAGGCGCTGATCGACGGCCGTGTCGACGCCGCCATGCTCACCGGCGACACCGCCACCGGCCCGACGATGGGCAAGTTGATTCGCACCGCCGGCGTGCATTTGATGGACTTCGCACAGGCCGACGCCTACACACGCCGCTTCACCTATCTGAATCAGCTCACGTTGCCGCGCGGGGTCTTCGATCTCGGGCGCAATCTCCCGGCGCAACCGGTGCATGTCATCAGCCCGACGGTCGAGCTGGTCGCGCGCGACAGCCTGCATCCGGCCCTGTCGGACCTGTTGATCGAAGCCGCGAAAGAGGTGCACGGCAAGGCGAATGTGTTGCAGCGCGCCGGAGAATTCCCGTCGGCACAGGTGCACGAATTCCCGATCTCCGACGACGCTGCGCGTTACTACCAGTCGGGCAAGGGCTTTCTTTACCGTCATCTGCCGTTCTGGATCGCCAGTCTCGCCGATCGCATCGTTGTCTTGCTGGTGCCGATCATCGTGGTCCTGATTCCGGCTTTCCGGCTGGTGCCGTCGCTGTATAGCTGGCGGGTGAAATCGCGGCTGTATCGCTGGTACGGTGCGCTGATCGCACTGGAACGCGAAGCCCTGGCCGACGATGCGCACACCGAATACCGGAACCTGCGCCATCGGCTCGACGCCATCGAAGCGGCGGTCAATCGCCTGAAGATTCCGCTGGCCTATGCGGATCAGTTCTACGTGCTGCGCGAACACATCGGCTTCGTGCGTCACCGGCTCGACGCGATGAATGCCGAGTCAAACGCCGCCGGCGACGCGCCGCCCGCCGACGGCAAGCGCGGCGAGGAAGTCGTGCGAGGCGCTTGA